The Acidimicrobiales bacterium sequence GGCTTCGACATGGCGAGCATCCGTCCCGCAGCAACCCCCGAGAACACGAAAGTGGGGATGTGACCGGAGGAGGCTGGCATAGAGGGCGCCGAGCTCCATGGGGTCACCGTCATCGAGCACCTCGGCCTCGTCGAGCTCGGCGTGGCTTGCTCTCGACGCGTTCGCCCGGATCAACTCGAGGCGACC is a genomic window containing:
- a CDS encoding homocysteine S-methyltransferase family protein — its product is GRLELIRANASRASHAELDEAEVLDDGDPMELGALYASLLRSHPHFRVLGGCCGTDARHVEAIARACVTSTE